From Candidatus Nitricoxidivorans perseverans, the proteins below share one genomic window:
- the atpG gene encoding F0F1 ATP synthase subunit gamma encodes MAGGKEIRTKIKSVQNTRKITKAMEMVAASKMRKAQERMRAARPYSEKIRRLAANLSAANLSDYRHPFLGKRTPGAEATGGAGLILVTADKGLCGGLNTNVLRMVLGEMRKWEAAGASDIRVTCIGGKGLGFMQRMGASVVSNATHLGDTPHLEKLIGPVKLMVDAFQSGELGVVYIAYTRFINTMKQEPVVEQLLPLTGERLGTPEGSWDYLYEPEARVVIDELLVRYVEALIYQAVAENMASEQSARMVAMKSATDNAGTVIKELQLIYNKARQAAITKEISEIVGGAAAIAG; translated from the coding sequence ATGGCCGGCGGCAAGGAGATCCGGACCAAGATCAAGTCGGTCCAGAACACACGGAAGATCACCAAGGCCATGGAGATGGTGGCAGCAAGCAAGATGCGCAAGGCGCAGGAGCGGATGCGGGCCGCGCGCCCCTATTCGGAGAAGATCCGCCGCCTGGCGGCCAACCTTTCTGCGGCCAACCTTTCCGACTACCGCCATCCCTTCCTGGGCAAGCGAACGCCAGGGGCGGAGGCGACCGGCGGCGCGGGCCTGATCCTGGTGACCGCCGACAAGGGCCTGTGCGGCGGCCTCAACACCAACGTCCTGCGCATGGTGCTCGGCGAAATGCGCAAGTGGGAGGCGGCGGGCGCTTCGGACATCCGCGTCACCTGCATCGGCGGCAAGGGCCTGGGCTTCATGCAGCGCATGGGCGCCAGCGTGGTTTCCAACGCGACCCACCTGGGCGACACGCCCCATCTGGAAAAGCTGATCGGCCCGGTCAAGCTGATGGTCGATGCATTCCAGAGCGGCGAGCTGGGCGTGGTCTACATCGCCTACACGCGATTCATCAACACCATGAAGCAGGAGCCGGTGGTCGAGCAGCTGCTGCCCCTGACTGGCGAGCGCCTGGGCACGCCCGAGGGCAGCTGGGACTACCTCTACGAGCCCGAGGCGCGCGTGGTGATCGACGAGCTGCTGGTGCGCTACGTGGAGGCGCTGATCTACCAGGCGGTGGCCGAGAACATGGCCTCCGAGCAGTCGGCGCGCATGGTGGCGATGAAGTCGGCCACCGACAACGCCGGCACCGTCATCAAGGAATTGCAGCTGATCTACAACAAGGCGCGCCAGGCGGCCATCACCAAAGAGATTTCGGAAATCGTCGGCGGCGCGGCCGCCATTGCGGGGTAA
- the atpE gene encoding F0F1 ATP synthase subunit C — protein MELATVLSNTAIAVAILIGCGALGTAIGFGILGGRFLEGAARQPEMIPTLQVKMFIVAGLLDAVTMIGVGIALFMLFANPFIALVSH, from the coding sequence ATGGAACTCGCCACCGTCCTCTCCAACACCGCCATCGCCGTCGCCATCCTGATCGGTTGCGGCGCGCTCGGCACCGCCATCGGCTTCGGCATCCTCGGCGGCCGTTTCCTGGAAGGCGCCGCGCGCCAGCCGGAGATGATCCCCACCCTGCAGGTGAAGATGTTCATCGTCGCCGGCCTGCTCGACGCCGTGACCATGATCGGCGTCGGCATCGCCCTGTTCATGCTCTTCGCCAACCCGTTCATCGCACTCGTCAGCCACTAA
- a CDS encoding F0F1 ATP synthase subunit B, whose protein sequence is MSINATLIGQAIWFAIFIWITMKFVWPPLQKAMADRQQQIADGLAAAERGRHDLELATRRSAEALREAKEKSADVIAQAERRGQQIIEEAKIAARGEADKVVAAASAEIEMEVQHARQALRERVAELAVAGAEKILRREVDAAAHAGMLAALKTEL, encoded by the coding sequence GTGAGCATCAACGCCACACTGATCGGCCAGGCGATCTGGTTCGCGATCTTCATCTGGATCACGATGAAGTTCGTCTGGCCGCCGCTGCAGAAAGCGATGGCCGACCGGCAGCAGCAGATCGCCGACGGGCTCGCCGCCGCCGAGCGCGGCCGGCACGACCTGGAACTGGCCACCCGCCGTTCCGCCGAGGCCCTGCGCGAAGCCAAGGAAAAGTCCGCCGACGTCATCGCCCAGGCCGAGCGCCGCGGCCAGCAGATCATCGAGGAAGCCAAGATCGCCGCCCGCGGCGAGGCCGACAAGGTGGTGGCGGCTGCCTCCGCCGAAATCGAGATGGAAGTCCAGCACGCACGGCAGGCCCTGCGCGAGCGCGTGGCCGAGCTGGCCGTGGCCGGGGCCGAAAAGATCCTGCGCCGCGAGGTCGATGCCGCGGCGCATGCCGGCATGCTGGCTGCCTTGAAGACTGAACTCTGA
- a CDS encoding F0F1 ATP synthase subunit delta produces MAEIATIARPYAEAAFRLARERGRLSEWSEILNCMAKVADAARALIGHPNVAAREIESLFGSVCGSTDDEAGNLLRLLIENGRLSCLPEIAEQFEALKRQDSGIQEAAIYSAFPMDDAQAQSIKALLEDRFRTPLRMSVTVAPELIGGIKAVVGDQVLDTSVRGKLDAMAAALNS; encoded by the coding sequence ATGGCCGAGATTGCCACCATCGCCCGGCCCTACGCCGAAGCGGCCTTCCGTCTGGCACGGGAACGGGGACGGCTGTCCGAATGGTCGGAAATCTTGAATTGCATGGCGAAGGTGGCTGACGCGGCGCGTGCGCTGATCGGCCACCCCAATGTTGCGGCCCGCGAGATCGAGAGCCTTTTCGGTTCTGTCTGCGGTAGCACGGATGACGAAGCAGGCAACTTATTGCGCCTGCTGATCGAGAACGGCCGGCTGTCCTGCCTGCCGGAGATTGCCGAACAGTTCGAGGCGCTGAAACGCCAGGATTCCGGCATCCAGGAAGCCGCCATCTATTCGGCCTTTCCCATGGATGACGCCCAGGCGCAATCCATCAAGGCGCTGCTCGAAGATCGTTTCCGGACGCCCCTCAGGATGTCGGTGACGGTGGCGCCGGAACTGATCGGCGGCATCAAGGCGGTGGTTGGCGATCAGGTGCTGGACACATCGGTGCGCGGCAAGCTCGACGCCATGGCCGCGGCGCTCAACAGTTAG
- a CDS encoding CBS domain-containing protein encodes MISDRYKPLPQTPVCKNGCFVLGSLNPTSHIRVDSPALEVMTDLARIPPATVEPQDSFDQANQAMILRGVRLLLVTEDGGRVAGVVTARDLLSEKPVRVANARGVRRHELEVRDVMTPLDQMEAMDMADVAAARVGHVIATLEQCGRQHAIVFEKSATDGRQTLRGIFSASQIARQLGVDLTTHEVARTFAEIEAAFAGV; translated from the coding sequence GCTTCGTGTTGGGTTCGCTGAACCCAACGTCGCACATCAGGGTGGACTCGCCGGCGCTCGAAGTGATGACCGACCTGGCACGCATTCCACCCGCCACTGTCGAACCCCAGGACAGCTTCGACCAGGCCAACCAGGCCATGATCCTGCGCGGCGTGCGTCTGCTGTTGGTGACCGAGGACGGCGGACGGGTCGCGGGTGTCGTTACGGCGAGGGATCTGCTGAGCGAGAAGCCGGTGCGCGTGGCGAATGCTCGCGGCGTCCGGCGCCACGAACTGGAGGTGCGCGACGTGATGACACCCCTTGACCAGATGGAGGCGATGGACATGGCCGACGTGGCTGCCGCCAGGGTCGGGCATGTCATCGCCACTCTTGAGCAATGCGGCCGGCAGCACGCCATCGTTTTCGAGAAGAGTGCCACCGACGGTCGCCAGACGTTGCGCGGCATCTTCTCGGCCTCGCAGATCGCACGGCAACTAGGCGTGGATCTGACCACCCACGAGGTCGCGCGCACCTTCGCCGAAATCGAGGCGGCGTTTGCGGGCGTGTGA
- a CDS encoding ATP synthase subunit I — MIDSDKQRISRIDLPQGIPPLIRWILARQAGLAGVVAVVAWGLAGGNAAASALAGGACGVLPNLAYAWRAIRNVGLAGEGAPANALRAQMAGEAYKFMATFALFALIFVFYKKVAALPLFLGYTSTFAIYWVALVKQR, encoded by the coding sequence ATGATAGACTCAGATAAACAAAGGATAAGCAGAATTGATTTGCCGCAAGGCATTCCCCCTCTGATTCGCTGGATACTGGCGCGCCAGGCAGGCTTGGCGGGGGTTGTTGCGGTCGTAGCATGGGGCTTGGCCGGGGGCAATGCAGCGGCTTCCGCGCTGGCGGGCGGGGCGTGCGGGGTTCTGCCCAATCTCGCGTATGCCTGGCGTGCCATCCGCAATGTAGGGCTCGCGGGAGAGGGGGCTCCGGCAAACGCCCTCAGGGCGCAGATGGCAGGAGAGGCATACAAATTTATGGCAACGTTCGCGCTGTTTGCGCTGATATTCGTCTTTTACAAGAAAGTGGCGGCGCTGCCGCTGTTTTTGGGTTATACGTCAACCTTCGCCATTTACTGGGTGGCGCTGGTCAAACAACGATAG
- the atpB gene encoding F0F1 ATP synthase subunit A has protein sequence MSSAEGVLTTTGYIAHHLTNLRVGSGFWTFHLDTLIVSGLLGLAVFGGMALVARRATSGVPAGWQNLVEMAVSLVDKQVKDTYHGKSELVTPLAITIFVWVFVMNAMDLIPVDFLPIAAGAAGVHYLKVVPTTDPNLTFAMSLSVFFIMIWMNFSVKGFGGFMHEVFSVPFGLKLAPVNFLFRVIEDIAKPISLALRLFGNMYAGEMVFILIALLGIWQLPLALPWALFHILIITLQAFVFMMLTIVYMSMASESH, from the coding sequence ATGAGTTCCGCTGAAGGCGTCCTGACCACCACGGGCTACATCGCCCACCACCTGACCAATCTCAGGGTCGGCTCCGGCTTCTGGACTTTCCACCTCGACACCCTGATCGTTTCCGGCCTGCTGGGCCTGGCTGTCTTCGGCGGCATGGCCCTGGTCGCGCGCCGCGCCACGAGCGGCGTCCCGGCCGGCTGGCAGAACCTCGTCGAAATGGCAGTTTCGCTCGTCGACAAACAGGTCAAGGACACCTACCACGGCAAGAGCGAACTGGTCACGCCGCTGGCCATCACCATCTTCGTCTGGGTGTTCGTCATGAACGCCATGGACCTGATCCCCGTCGATTTCCTGCCGATCGCGGCGGGGGCGGCGGGCGTCCATTATCTGAAGGTCGTGCCGACCACCGATCCGAACCTGACCTTCGCCATGTCGCTGTCCGTGTTCTTCATCATGATCTGGATGAACTTCTCGGTGAAGGGCTTCGGCGGCTTCATGCACGAGGTGTTTTCAGTGCCTTTCGGACTCAAGCTGGCGCCGGTCAACTTCCTGTTCCGCGTCATCGAGGATATCGCCAAGCCGATTTCGCTGGCGCTGCGGCTGTTCGGCAACATGTACGCCGGCGAAATGGTGTTCATCCTGATCGCGCTGCTGGGCATCTGGCAGCTGCCGCTGGCGCTGCCCTGGGCCCTGTTCCACATCCTGATCATCACCCTGCAGGCCTTCGTGTTCATGATGCTGACCATCGTCTACATGTCGATGGCCAGCGAATCCCACTGA
- the atpA gene encoding F0F1 ATP synthase subunit alpha has product MQLNPSEISELIKSKIQNLQGAAEVRTQGTVVSVTDGICRVHGLADVMQGEMLEFPGNTFGMALNLERDSVGAVVLGDYEHITEGDTVKTTGRILEVPVGPELIGRVVNALGQPIDGKGPINAKATDKIEKVAPGVIWRKSVSQPVQTGLKSIDSMVPIGRGQRELIIGDRQTGKTAVAIDTIINQKGKDLICIYVAIGQKASSIMNVVRKLEEFGAMENTIVVAASASESAAMQFIAPYSGCTMGEYFRDRGQDALIIYDDLTKQAWAYRQISLLLRRPPGREAYPGDVFYLHSRLLERAARVSQEWVEKYTNGAVRGKTGSLTALPVIETQAGDVSAFVPTNVISITDGQIFLETDLFNAGIRPAINAGISVSRVGGAAQTKVIKKLGGGVRLALAQYRELAAFAQFASDLDEATRKQLERGRRVTELMKQLQYSPLSVAEMAVSLFAINQGYLDDVEVGRLLAFEAELHRTMKAKYGVLMDKIESSKELDKDGEAQLAAAVAEFKADWT; this is encoded by the coding sequence GTGCAACTGAATCCCTCAGAGATCAGCGAACTCATCAAGAGCAAGATCCAGAACCTGCAGGGGGCCGCCGAGGTGCGCACCCAGGGCACCGTGGTGTCGGTGACCGACGGCATCTGCCGGGTGCACGGCCTGGCCGACGTCATGCAGGGCGAGATGCTGGAGTTCCCCGGCAACACCTTCGGCATGGCGCTGAACCTCGAGCGCGACTCCGTCGGCGCCGTGGTGCTCGGCGACTACGAGCACATCACCGAGGGCGATACGGTCAAGACCACCGGGCGCATCCTCGAAGTGCCGGTCGGCCCCGAGCTGATCGGCCGCGTGGTCAACGCCCTGGGCCAGCCCATCGACGGCAAGGGGCCGATCAACGCCAAGGCGACCGACAAAATCGAAAAGGTGGCGCCCGGCGTCATCTGGCGGAAATCCGTGTCCCAGCCGGTGCAGACCGGCCTCAAGTCCATCGATTCCATGGTGCCCATCGGCCGCGGCCAGCGCGAGCTCATCATCGGCGACCGTCAGACCGGCAAGACGGCGGTGGCCATCGACACCATCATCAACCAGAAGGGCAAGGACCTCATCTGCATCTACGTCGCGATCGGCCAGAAGGCTTCGTCGATCATGAACGTCGTCCGCAAGCTCGAGGAATTCGGCGCGATGGAAAACACCATCGTCGTCGCCGCCTCCGCCTCCGAGTCCGCGGCGATGCAGTTCATCGCCCCCTACTCCGGCTGCACGATGGGCGAGTACTTTCGCGACCGCGGCCAGGACGCACTCATCATCTACGACGACCTGACCAAGCAGGCCTGGGCCTACCGCCAGATTTCCCTGCTGCTGCGCCGCCCGCCGGGCCGCGAGGCCTATCCGGGCGACGTGTTCTACCTGCACTCCCGCCTGCTGGAGCGTGCCGCGCGCGTCTCGCAGGAGTGGGTCGAGAAATACACCAACGGCGCCGTCAGGGGCAAGACGGGCTCGCTGACCGCGCTGCCGGTCATCGAAACGCAGGCCGGCGACGTCTCCGCATTCGTGCCGACCAACGTGATCTCCATCACCGACGGCCAGATCTTCCTGGAGACCGACCTGTTCAACGCCGGCATCCGACCCGCCATCAATGCCGGCATCTCGGTGTCGCGGGTCGGCGGCGCCGCCCAGACCAAGGTCATCAAGAAGCTCGGCGGCGGCGTGCGCCTGGCGCTGGCCCAGTACCGCGAGCTCGCGGCCTTCGCACAGTTCGCGTCCGATCTGGACGAGGCTACGAGGAAACAGCTCGAGCGCGGCCGCCGCGTCACCGAGTTGATGAAGCAGCTCCAGTACTCGCCGCTGTCGGTGGCCGAAATGGCCGTTTCGCTGTTCGCCATCAACCAGGGCTACCTCGACGACGTCGAAGTCGGCAGGCTGCTGGCCTTCGAGGCCGAGCTGCACAGGACCATGAAGGCCAAGTACGGCGTTCTCATGGACAAGATCGAGTCCAGCAAGGAACTCGACAAGGACGGCGAAGCGCAGCTCGCGGCCGCCGTAGCCGAATTCAAAGCGGATTGGACATAG